A window of Chaetodon trifascialis isolate fChaTrf1 chromosome 3, fChaTrf1.hap1, whole genome shotgun sequence genomic DNA:
TTTCATATTCAAACATTTCATCTTACATCCATGGAGAGCCTACACAACAACCTACACAAAACAATGGTTTACCTGTGCAGACAGGTGAAAAGTACCGGTGGGTGGAGAGAAGGAGTGCTCTGCAGCTACAGTAGCATTGTGATGGACTGACGCGTTTTCCTTGGTGTACTCCACAGAGCGCTCACTTCGTAAGTGGCCCTGTTTCTTGCCACGTCTCTTTAGTGTGGTCTCATTCTTGCAGTCAGAGCTATGCCTGGCTTGCATCTTAGTATTTCTTTTCCTGGATGTACTGGTGCTGCCTTGTCCAAAAGTGAAATGGGTTTGAGTCGTCGCCTCTCCATCTACTCCTGAGACAGTTTGTGGGAAGACTTAAGAAGTGGATGCCATATGTACATGGGGTACATACAATTCTCTCACACTGTGTTAGGAAACTGTCCAAACAATATTACTGAGACTCACCAGGGACGAACACCAAAGGCTGTTCCTCATCTGACACTGAAAGAGAAGACAGTTAACACTCATGTAACCAAAGTTTATTCAAGCATGTGCTTCCTAAAGCTAATATCGTACTCTTGGGTAAACAGTTAGCTAAGAAGGTTCCCTCTTAAAACCAAGTCCTGTAAAGTTAGGAGCAAAACAAAAGCTCGCTGTCTGTAACTACACATGGCCTTTGTATTACGCTGAGTTCAACAGCATTAGGACACCGGACAGAGTTTACTGGTAATGACAGCTAACACTTATACTATTATCACTGCGTTTCAATATAAAATAGGCAACTTAAAGGAGATAAAATCACTGGCTGCACATATAGTTCACGTTAGCTAACTACCGTTAACTTGAAGCTAGCTGTCTCACTTTCCCAGAACTTTCCAGCATTGACACATCTGTGAGTCTCTTTCGACAACTTTTATAACTTTCGACAGGATGTATACGAATGATAATAGGCACGGAGCCTTACGTAGTTAGCAAAAGTAAGGATACCTCCATTCATCCAAAATACCCCAGAATTTCCACCTCTTCTTGCCGCTGCCGCCATGTTGAAACAACCGCCACCACTCCCAAAGAGCCAAGCGTTGCTAAGGAATTGCAGTCCCGCCTTTTCTTTACAACCAAACATCCAATTGGTTAAACTGCAGAAGGGCGGCTTTCTATTGGCTTAAATATGTGTCAATTGTGCGTCACAGCTGCACTTGtcgcttcctgtctgtgttgcCAGCTATCGGGAGAGAGGTGAACGATACGGGACAGACACCCTCAAAGGATGCTTCCAGGGTTTTGTACAAATTTCTGATTGCAATCTTCCCAATGGAAGAGATAAAAGAAAGCCTAGTATTTAAAGGCATTGCTGAGAGACTGACACTTGGTATCACTCGAATACTCGGTGTGTATCATGGTTTTTGCTCTGACATTAACGAGCTAGCAAACAGACTGATGTCTTTACGGGCTGCTAATAAATTGTATGAATTTGTCCCTGTTGTGCCAGAGAACATGCCTGGTGTGGTCGATGTGCGCTTTGTAGAGAGGGAGCCTGCAGAGAAGAGGAGCCTGCTGTCCTGGGAACAGGTGAAACACTTTGCACATAGGAGACATAAACACTTGGTCTGCTTGTACACTGTTGTCATATGAACCAGCTCTATTTCTTCCTCAGAAAAACACGTGTATTTTGCCAGAGGATCTGCGAGATTTCTATCTGACAACCGATGGATTTACACTAACCTGGAGCGTTAAACTAGACAGTAGGTGACCTCTGCAGTTCTGCCTGTAATGATACCATTCTCACAGAAGTCTTAATTTACTCCAATTAAAGGCTACTGTTAAGATTACATGATACTGGTAAATGCAGATAATTAGCaattattttcaggtttttcagCTCCGTGATACAatcataagtgtgtgtgtgtgtgtgtgtgtgtgtgtgtgtgtgtgtgtgtgtgtgtgtgtgtgtgtgtgtgtgtgtgtgtgtgtgtctttcagatGAGTGTGTTCCCTTAGGATGCATGATGATTAACAGTGTGGCCAGGCTGTGTCCACTGCTCCAACCAGTATCATTATTCTCTCTACCCAATGCACCCTCACTGGCTGACCTGGAGTGGGAGGAGAACAACGCGCAGAGCGGTAAACTTCACCTGTCAGGTCCTCATGTGGGCTTTAGTCAGCAATTACAGCATGTCAGGTTTGCTTAAGTCTGTTTGTGCGCTCAGCTGTGCAGAAAGCAGGctaatgaatgaaatgttgatTGGTTGGTAAATATTTATTCAAGATTCATCCCTGCTCTCTGCCAGGGACGGGGCACGCTCCTGCTGCACCCCACTTTGATTCCCGGAGCCGCATCTTCGAGCTGGATTCCTGTGGTGGTAATGGCAAAGTGTGCCTCGTCTACAAAAACTGCACCCCAGGTGTCCTGTTTGTATTTACAAAGTGCACCTTTTCTGATTTCTCTAAACAATGTTAAACTAAAGGTTattaatacacaaatacattgtATTTTCCAGGTGTCGTAGTCCAGCAGAGTGAAATTTGGTTCCTCGATCGCTCACTGTGCTGGCATTTTCTGACTGCAACCTTCACCTCTTACTACCGACTGATGATCACCCACCTGGGTCTGCCTGAGTGGCAGTATGCCTTCACCCCATATGGCTCCAGCCCCCAGGCCAAGGTAGCAGAGCATCTTAGCTCTCTTTGCAAGACCATGCGTTGTGTTTTAAATGGCATCTGCAAAACgtgttttacctcatcatctGAAACAGGAATGTTGCAGACTGTTCCTTTTAGTCATCACCTACTGttccatattttcttttttacttctATGCACTGAATGCCAGGTACTCCTGGGAATGAATATTACattgttgagacattttatgGTGCTTAGTTTCTAATGGACTACATAATTCTAAACAGTATTGTAAACTATCTACCTCCTATTCCTTCTACAGCAGTGGGCATCGCTGTATCAGCCACTGACTTTCTGCAGTGAACTCAGCTTGGCTGATCATGCTGGAGATTCCCATCTCAACAAGCTGGATCCTGCAAAGGCCTTTAGAGGCAAAGCCAAGGCACCTGTCCCCAAGAAGAAGCAGTCGACGCAGTGCAGCTTAGGAAGCACTACCAAGAGCCAAAGCACCACGGGAAAACACACTGGGGCAAAGCGGTGAGAACATTTCCATCTCAGGAAACACTTCAACCAACCAACCACTCTCCTGTCTATATAACAAACATGGCTTAGAGAAGAAGTGTGCTATTCAGTTATTGGTTTGGACTGACTCTGGGTGGAGGTCTGTGCTCCACGAGAGCTGTTGACCCAAACTAAGGTTGGAATGCTGCATGTCAAAATAGATACATAACCAGGGGTCTAAAGTGGTCTTCCTGATCTAAAAAGGTGTTTTGAACCTTGTTTTATGTCAGAGGTTTCATGCCATAAGAGCAATCCCCCCCTCAAACCCACCCAACAGCCAGGCTTTGGTGAttacaaaacatttgtttgGTCTTTCATACATTTGAAAACACTAGGTCTTATCACACTATTGTGATAATCCTGGAACTCATTTTTGTTTACCTTTCACAGTTAAGTGTTAGTGATGGAGAAATGAGGCTTTCTGAAGCAGCGCTGACACTTTCCAGCCAGTTGCATCACCCATAGATTCATTCCTGGAAGCCTCATTGAGAACAGTGTTCACTAGTGACACCTAGtgttaaaaataattcaaagcAGCTAAGTTTGAAAAGATGATCATGTGCTGCGGACATGGCACAAACAATACTGACACGTAGTAGAAAATTACACCACTGCTGTAACCAACAAGGACTCTCACTGCATCAGTTTATATTACTGTCACAGggctttgtttgctgttgtacaTATTTAAATTTTGAATGTATCCCACAGCAATAATATGCATATAtattacagagagagaaactgatcACATGACTCACTGAAACCATTTGAGCCACAATactgagcagcagtggaaagtGCTGTATCTACTCGACAGATGCTTCAGAGCTTCAGTATCAAATGTTTCAGCGCTTCGGGGTGCATGCTAATGTGAACCATGAAATGGTACCTGTTGCATTATCAAAGATTGGCAATAAACCATCAAGCTTGGCTTCAGTAGCTTAAGTTCCTCACTGGCCATTGCATCACTGCAGTGCCTTGTTGATGCTGTGTTCCTCTGTAATCTTCAGACATAAAAATGAGCAGTGATTTTTCCGTGATGACGTTCCATTAATGAACTGATGTGAGGAGGCTACATTCCAGCATTTTGACAATAACATTTCttagctttatttatttagagcTCTTTAATGTAAGTATACTGCTGAGCAGACATGGGCACAATCCCAATGCCACACCCCCCTAACCCCCCAATTTATatcacatcagcatcacacattTCTATGTAAACTTCCTTTTTCCTGTGGTTGCTCCTCCCATTTTTGTTTAcctttgatttatttaaatgaacaaaaggATAATACGCAAACATTCAGGTAAACAATAGCAGCACGTGCAAATCAAATCGAAATGACACAAATAcatatgaaaaacatgaaatgaacatAACAAGAGTACACATATACACCTATATTAACATATATTCAGTCAAAGGTTTAAGGGAAAATGTTCTGTAATGTTTCAAAAGCTTATTACTTATTTGTTGTTTAATAAACTGAATGATTTAAGTGGAGGAAGCAGTTCGAGGAGAAAAGCTGAGATCTTAAAAGGGGATTTagatcatttctgtttttgaataAAAAACATTGCATAAAGAATAATGAAATTAACCAGATATTCAAGAGCGGCATCGTCTGGATTATCATACTAACAAAtatgttcagcattttttttaaatgcaatgaAGTGTTGTTAATTCCCCTCAGGCTAAGTCTGCACAAAATGCAGGAAGAGCTTGAAATGTCTGAGAGAGAGCCCTCATGCACTTGACGATCTGACAGTGGGACATCCCTAAGCCCTCATGGACGTGACAGGAACACACCTCAAAGTCTCTGAGTCAGTGAGTGTGGACAGTGGGATTGGGCCCTAATAGACATCTAGGATTAAATGTCTATTAAATCCAAAATGTCATTTCAAGTACTTTGAAGTTCCTTCATATCAAGACACATTTACACCTTCTAGCTTTAGGCTGCTGCGCACTGGATTGTTGGAACATGAAAGTATATCATCTGTAATCGTGCTGCTGCCCCGTCGAGCTGTGAGGagcctcttcttttctcttcctattttattttcaaaaagatGCATGTTAATATAAGTGCAATATATGGATTTCTGTTTACTTGCTGTAAACTGTAGTTTCCAAGCTCATGTACATAAGTGCTCTCCTGTTGATTATTCTAATGAATGATATTTAGTGTTTTCCAAGGTTTTATCGGCTGATCTGGCCTCAATGCTATAAACATACAACAGAATCcattgagtgtgttttttgccCGTCTTACATCCATAAAATTGTCTCCTTTTGGTTTTAATGTCATTACTGTAACTAGCATGGATAGGAGCAATAAACCATAGATTTTATGTGTTTCAGTCACACAGAGACTGTAGTTGAGTAAGTTAGGTTGATGATGAACTTAATTacataaaacagattttcaGTTTGGGTCAGTCTCTCTTTTTGTGAGAGTCCTTCTGTCCCCTATTGAAGCAAtttgttatttgtctgtcttttaacccatcatcatcatggaATGTTTCAGCTGCACGCAGATATCCACACAGCTTTACAAGGGACACACTCTGTAAAGGTGGGGGTTCTCAGACACATACATTAGCAcagatgttttcttgtttcccCAGAGGAGCGGTCTCCTCCTCTACCAGCCCCTCACTCTGCTCAGAGAGGGGAGGATGGTGCATTTCCACCAAGGCCTTGTAAAGCCCTGCACCCAATACTCCTCCAATGGGGGGGGCAACTAGAGGCACCCACCACCACCCATTTCCAGACctgcacagagaaagacaggtaTTTGTGAACTGATTCAGAGGGGTGGATCAAAAAACATACGGTAGAAGTACATAAAGATGAGCAAATTGCATGAATGtttaaaacaagcatttttccat
This region includes:
- the tpgs2 gene encoding tubulin polyglutamylase complex subunit 2, with the translated sequence MEEIKESLVFKGIAERLTLGITRILENMPGVVDVRFVEREPAEKRSLLSWEQKNTCILPEDLRDFYLTTDGFTLTWSVKLDNECVPLGCMMINSVARLCPLLQPVSLFSLPNAPSLADLEWEENNAQSGTGHAPAAPHFDSRSRIFELDSCGGNGKVCLVYKNCTPGVVVQQSEIWFLDRSLCWHFLTATFTSYYRLMITHLGLPEWQYAFTPYGSSPQAKQWASLYQPLTFCSELSLADHAGDSHLNKLDPAKAFRGKAKAPVPKKKQSTQCSLGSTTKSQSTTGKHTGAKR